The Geobacillus genomosp. 3 genome segment TCGTGGTAGTCAGCGGCTGCGCGAGAGAGGAAACTGAACAAAAACAATCGCTGCAAGGAGCGGATTTGATGCGGGCCCAAACATCCGGGACGGCACAAGGAGCCAGGCTTGATCAAGGGCCGGCCGAGCGGGCTGCCGCTTATTTGCGCGGACGCGAGGACATCCGGGATGTCGTGGCGGTCAACAGCGGGGACCGGCTGCTTGTTGCGTATCAAATTCCCCATATGCAGCGATGGAACCGAAAGAACATCGAAAAAGACGTTGAAGACCGATTGCGTCAGATGTTTCCCGGCTATAAGGTGATCTCCTCAAGCGACTTGAAAATCTTTTGGAAAACGCAGCAATTAAAAACAAAGATGGTCAACAAACGCTGGGATGGGAGAGAGGTCAACCGGGAAATCGGACGCATTGAAAAGTTGAGCAAAGAGCAGACATAAGAGGTGTCACTATGGCGAATGAAAAGCGGAAAAAGTTAACTCCGGTTCAACAGGAGTACCACTTATTTGAAAAGAAACGGGAAACGAAGCGCCCGATCGTCCGCAACTGTGCCTGCGCGTTTCTTGTCGGCGGAATCATTTGTGTAATTGGGCAGGCGATCTCGTATTTTTACATGTACTTTTTCGATTTCACGGAGCAAACGGTGGGCAATCCGACAGTGGCGACGATGGTGTTCATCTCGATGATTTTGACCGGCCTCGGCGTCTATGATCGGATCGCCCAATTCGCCGGGGCGGGAAGCGCTGTGCCGGTAACCGGGTTTGGAAACGCCGTCATTTCCGCCGCCATTGAGCACCGGACAGAAGGATTTGTGCTCGGCGTCGGGTCGAACATGTTTAAGCTCGCCGGCTCCGTCATTTTGTTCGGCACATTTGCCGCGTTTGTCGTCGCCCTCATTAAAACGATCGCCATACAATGGGGGGGATTGTAATGTTAAAAGGGCATCGGACGTGGGTGTTTGCCAATAAGCCGGCGATTATTGCCACAGCGGCCGTCGGCGGGCCGTTTGAAGCGAACGGCCGCCTCGCTGAGGATTTCGATTTGCTGCATGAAGATTTGTGGCTTGGCGAGGAGTCGTATGAGAAAGCGCA includes the following:
- the spoVAC gene encoding stage V sporulation protein AC, whose protein sequence is MANEKRKKLTPVQQEYHLFEKKRETKRPIVRNCACAFLVGGIICVIGQAISYFYMYFFDFTEQTVGNPTVATMVFISMILTGLGVYDRIAQFAGAGSAVPVTGFGNAVISAAIEHRTEGFVLGVGSNMFKLAGSVILFGTFAAFVVALIKTIAIQWGGL
- a CDS encoding YhcN/YlaJ family sporulation lipoprotein, with product MAMKQWWLAAMAAFVVVSGCAREETEQKQSLQGADLMRAQTSGTAQGARLDQGPAERAAAYLRGREDIRDVVAVNSGDRLLVAYQIPHMQRWNRKNIEKDVEDRLRQMFPGYKVISSSDLKIFWKTQQLKTKMVNKRWDGREVNREIGRIEKLSKEQT